In Daphnia magna isolate NIES linkage group LG5, ASM2063170v1.1, whole genome shotgun sequence, a single genomic region encodes these proteins:
- the LOC116936229 gene encoding LOW QUALITY PROTEIN: Ig-like and fibronectin type-III domain-containing protein 1 (The sequence of the model RefSeq protein was modified relative to this genomic sequence to represent the inferred CDS: inserted 2 bases in 2 codons; deleted 1 base in 1 codon; substituted 1 base at 1 genomic stop codon) has product MTQGMESIHHHFDSKSWVLGTDLLASKAIATAYEMDQQLHVIQPRAVINNLKSKKLYNFFVLAANDHGTSLPSSIITINITKEALSNGTISGVPSAPQGISVTSRSADYITVSWQQPALVHPTDRLTYTTFTLECEVDAHPTPKLSFSRDSSAMDKITNSSKYEVRILRENREPDANYIMQLMVRNMNVSDSGVYYFNAQNNFGTFAQVMKLQARQKAVPSVMNVAKCCEEQNVTSTCMDACTLFLDIESVIDXECIEDFHKLMRCAADGSDHRGCCTQWGVPRRCLDWCRGEAVSSIELCALTYTKPIISCFHEGKESIPGPPRNVRIQLEKDNSVKVLWDSPAKNPDTVELYRVFWRLQAVKKTDXNDTRLTWLNLVGLKENMPYELVVKAGNRDGTSTLTEPLVFTLSDKFIISTSTHSNNPXIGVPVGVVVALILIVCAVVCGVYCLRKRNIIGIKLTGGMRFDNAPFRGNSQACNDTLQIVQNEVVNDASEVATPNGGWRQEALEVVPATEVGPSLYEELRLGTAGAGFKRLK; this is encoded by the exons ATGACCCAAGGAATGGAGTCTATTCACCACCATTTTGACTCCAAGTCTTGGGTTCTCGGTACAGATTTG CTAGCGTCGAAAGCGATAGCAACCGCTTATGAGATGGACCAACAACTGCACGTTATTCAACCTCGAGCAGTCATCAACAACTTGAAATCGAAGAAGCTTTACAATTTCTTCGTGCTGGCAGCCAATGACCACGGAACGTCCTTGCCGTCTTCAATCATAACAATCAACATCACTAAAGAAG cTTTGTCGAATGGAACGATTTCCGGCGTCCCGTCAGCCCCGCAAGGAATCTCGGTAACCAGCCGAAGTGCCGATTACATCACAGTTTCATGGCAACAACCAGCACTCGTCCATCCAACTGATCGACTCACTTACACG ACATTCACCCTCGAATGTGAAGTTGATGCACATCCCACTCCGAAGCTGAGTTTCAGCCGGGATTCCAGCGCTATGGATAAAATCACGAACAGCAGCAAATACGAAGTTCGAATTCTTCGTGAGAACCGC GAGCCCGACGCCAATTACATTATGCAGCTGATGGTCAGGAATATGAATGTCTCCGACTCGGGCGTCTACTACTTTAACGCCCAAAATAATTTCGGCACTTTTGCGCAAGTCATGAAACTACAAGCACGCCAGAAAGCA GTTCCGTCCGTCATGAATGTGGCCAAATGCTGCGAAGAGCAAAACGTGACCTCCACCTGCATGGACGCGTGCACTTTGTTTTTGGACATTGAGAGCGTCATTG AGGAATGCATCGAAGATTTTCACAAACTCATGCGATGCGCAGCTG ATGGCTCTGATCATCGTGGTTGCTGTACCCAATGGGGAGTACCTCGGCGTTGCTTGGACTGGTGCCGAGGCGAAGCCGTTTCCAGCATTGAACTCTGCGCCCTCACTTACACGAAACCTATCATTTCGTGTTTCCACGAAGGCAAAG AGAGTATCCCGGGACCACCGCGCAACGTACGGATTCAACTTGAAAAAGATAACTCAGTCAAAGTTTTATGGGACTCACCGGCTAAGAATCCTGACACTGTCGAATTGTACAG GGTTTTCTGGCGACTTCAAGCCGTGAAAAAAACTG AGAATGACACCCGATTGACATGGCTCAATCTTGTCGGTCTCAAAGAAAACATGCCGTACGAATTAGTCGTCAAAGCTGGGAACCGTGACGGTACAAGTACTCTGACGGAGCCTCTCGTCTTTACCCTGAGtgacaaatttattatttcaaCCAGCACCCATTCTA ATAATCCGTAAATCGGAGTTCCTGTGGGCGTCGTCGTTGCACTTATCCTTATTGTTTGCGCTGTGGTCTGCGGCGTCTATTGTTTACGCAAGAGAAACATAATCGGCATCAAGCTGACAGGAGGCATGCGATTCGATAATGCCCCTTTCCGAGGAAACAGTCAGGCCTGCAACGATACGTTGCAAATCGTTCAAAATGAAGTGGTAAATGATGCCAGTGAGGTGGCGACACCCAACGGGGGTTGGAGGCAAGAGGCTCTTGAAGTAGTTCCAGCCACAGAAGTGGGGCCCTCGCTTTACGAAGAATTACGTTTGGGGACTGCCGGTGCGGGATTCAAGAGGCTTAAATAA
- the LOC116935212 gene encoding uncharacterized protein LOC116935212 — protein MKSKSSCLAEFPTFEEANDFIKKTALSKDCGDLKYCAESTAMQTSNIAKASIQPNQIVVRDVPKKATLKELALLFPDANSVTLYNQTFPSSDYCHAAFRFENVDRVNAILTEMTEDEILGKKVYVAPAYSCLLTDMPKLGEPWTGDKPITESPKAKGSKESPK, from the exons ATGAAATCCAAGTCAAG TTGTTTAGCTGAATTCCCAACTTTTGAGGAGGCAAATGACTTCATCAAGAAAACAGCCTTGTCAAAGGATTGTGGGGATCTTAAATATTGCGCAGAGAGCACTGCAATGCAAACCTCTAATATTGCAAAAGCCAGCATTCAACCTAACCA AATTGTCGTACGGGATGTCCCAAAAAAAGCTACTCTAAAAGAATTAGCCCTCCTCTTCCCAGATGCCAACTCCGTGACGCTTTACAACCAAACGTTTCCCTCGTCTGACTATTG CCATGCTGCCTTCCGTTTCGAAAATGTCGACCGAGTAAATGCAATTCTCACTGAGATGACAGAGGACGAAATTCTTGGGAAAAAGGTTTACGTTGCTCCAGCATACAGTTGCTTATTGACAGATATGCCTAAGCTAGGAGAACCTTGGACGGGAGACAAACCGATTACAGAATCCCCTAAA GCAAAGGGTTCAAAAGAATCACCaaagtaa